A stretch of the Alosa alosa isolate M-15738 ecotype Scorff River chromosome 16, AALO_Geno_1.1, whole genome shotgun sequence genome encodes the following:
- the LOC125309715 gene encoding eotaxin-like, producing the protein MNIFTFSVCCLISICLILPAVSSPATNCCLALSSVRLKPSNVKTYHIQQQGGICPINAVVLVTKKSKRICADPDSQWVKDAMRIVNEKKEAAKSGANTESSNTPQPGGNGPPKRRRKGKGRGRGKGKKHGGRRARKQQAQ; encoded by the exons ATGAACATCTTCACTTTCTCCGTTTGCTGCCTTATCTCGATATGTCTCATCTTACCAGCTG TGAGCAGCCCAGCCACAAACTGTTGCCTCGCTCTGTCTTCGGTGCGACTGAAGCCCAGTAATGTGAAAACCTACCACATTCAGCAACAGGGAGGAATCTGCCCCATAAATGCAGTGGT ATTAGTGACAAAGAAGAGCAAGCGTATTTGTGCTGACCCCGACAGCCAATGGGTGAAGGACGCCATGAGAATAGTGAATGAGAAGAAGGAGGCAGCAAAGTCAGGGGCGAATACAGAGTCCAGCAACACTCCGCAGCCTGGAGGCAACGGCCCCCCAAAGCGACGGAGAAAGGGGAAAGGAAGGGGACGAGGAAAAGGGAAAAAGCACGGCGGTCGGAGGGCACGGAAGCAGCAGGCCCAATAG